The following are encoded together in the Glycine max cultivar Williams 82 chromosome 8, Glycine_max_v4.0, whole genome shotgun sequence genome:
- the LOC100778387 gene encoding actin-histidine N-methyltransferase has protein sequence MATGKTVMCSLSQLRPLTCASTSASRLVPQPPDLIKWVTREGGFVHRAVKITQLDSSNGLGLVAKEEIPRGSDLIVLPHHLPLRFTSLQQDPSLLHHLARQVPEELWAMKLGLKLLQERAKVGSFWWPYISNLPETYTVPIFFSGEDIKNLHYAPILHQVNKRCRFLLDFEREVKRTLVSLTQDKHPFGGQEVDASSLGWAMSAVSSRAFRLYGEKDPNGIRIDIPMMLPLIDMCNHSFNPNARIVQEQDTSNSRMQVKVVAETAIKEDDPLLLCYGCLNNDLFLLDYGFVMHSNPYDCIELKYDGALLDAASTAAGVSSPNFSAPVPWQELILSQLNLAGETADLKVSLGGQETVEARLLAALRVLLSSNVETVQKYDLSTLQSLDAEAPLGVANEIAVFRTLIALCVIALGHFPTKIMDDESLLKQGASGSTELAIQYRIQKKSVIIDVMRNISRRLKLLSSKETATAEG, from the exons ATGGCCACTGGGAAGACGGTTATGTGTTCGCTGAGCCAGTTGCGTCCGCTAACATGCGCATCGACGTCAGCGTCACGATTAGTGCCCCAGCCACCCGACCTCATCAAGTGGGTAACCAGAGAAGGTGGCTTCGTGCACCGCGCCGTCAAGATAACACAACTCGACTCCTCCAACGGACTGGGCCTGGTGGCCAAGGAAGAAATTCCACGTGGCAGTGATCTTATTGTGCTGCCGCACCATCTTCCCTTGCGCTTCACCTCTCTCCAACAAGACCCTTCTCTGCTCCATCACTTGGCGCGCCAAGTCCCTG AGGAACTATGGGCAATGAAGCTGGGTTTGAAGCTTCTGCAAGAAAGGGCAAAAGTTGGATCGTTCTGGTGGCCATATATAAGTAATCTTCCAGAAACATACACCGTGCCTATTTTCTTTTCCGGGGAGGACATAAAGAACTTGCACTATGCTCCTATTCTTCATCAG GTAAACAAAAGGTGTCGATTTCTTCTTGATTTTGAGCGAGAAGTCAAGCGTACTTTGGTAAGTCTTACACAAGATAAGCATCCTTTTGGTGGTCAAGAAGTAGATGCATCTTCTCTTGGATGGGCAATGTCAGCAGTATCATCTAGAGCGTTTCGATTGTATGGTGAAAAGGATCCCAATGGGATACGCATTGACATACCAATGATGCTCCCCCTAATTGATATGTGCAATCATAGTTTCAATCCGAATGCTAGAATTGTTCAAGAACAAGATACCAGTAACTCAAGGATGCAAGTGAAG GTTGTGGCCGAGACAGCAATCAAAGAAGATGATCCTCTGTTACTTTGCTATGGATGTTTAAACAATGATCTTTTCCTTCTTGATTATGGATTTGTGATGCACTCAAACCCTTATGATTGTATTGAGCTCAAATATGATGGTGCTCTTTTGGATGCTGCAAGCACGGCAGCTGGAGTTTCTTCACCAAACTTCTCAGCACCTGTTCCATGGCAGGAACTGATCTTATCTCAGCTGAATCTAGCTGGAGAAACTGCAGATCTCAAG GTGAGCTTAGGTGGTCAAGAAACAGTAGAGGCCCGCTTGTTGGCTGCATTGAGGGTACTTCTTTCAAGTAATGTGGAAACTGTGCAGAAGTATGACCTCAGCACACTCCAGTCTTTAGATGCCGAGGCTCCTCTAGGTGTTGCAAATGAGATAGCTGTGTTTCGCACCCTAATTGCTTTGTGTGTCATTGCACTGGGACACTTTCCCACCAAAATAATGGATGATGAATCACTGTTGAAGCAGGGTGCTTCAGGTTCAACCGAGTTAGCTATTCAGTACAGAATCCAAAAGAAATCTGTGATTATAGACGTAATGAGAAATATCTCAAGGAGGTTAAAGCTTCTATCATCAAAGGAAACAGCAACCGCAGAAGGCTAA